A window of Rufibacter sp. LB8 contains these coding sequences:
- a CDS encoding serine hydrolase: MRYLRPFFLALFSLVSLFASAQKSPQEKTDQKLEQKLQELVKGFDGEVGIYVKHLKTGKTVVINADTVFPTASMIKIPIMVGMFAKMERGEIDPKTVLRYRDSLHYAGEDIVGAFRDSATVALSKVQMLSITTSDNTGSLWLQQLAGGGVAINQWLESNGFQHTRMNSRTAGRQPNWRKYGWGQTTPREMATLVSMIRDGKVVSPAASERMYRNLGRIYFDSEALSQIPPYVHTASKSGAVNRSKSEVVLVNAPSGDYVFCIITNNQKDERWAYDNAGSVLIRNVSQTLWHHFEPKSDWKPAAGVEKF; the protein is encoded by the coding sequence GTTTCCCTTTTCGCCAGCGCCCAAAAATCTCCCCAGGAAAAAACCGACCAGAAACTGGAGCAGAAACTGCAGGAGTTGGTTAAAGGCTTTGACGGCGAGGTGGGCATTTACGTGAAGCACCTGAAAACCGGGAAAACAGTGGTCATTAACGCAGACACGGTGTTTCCCACGGCCAGCATGATCAAAATTCCTATTATGGTAGGCATGTTTGCTAAGATGGAGCGTGGCGAGATTGACCCGAAGACTGTGCTGCGCTACCGAGATTCCTTGCATTATGCCGGTGAAGACATTGTGGGCGCATTTAGAGACAGCGCGACCGTGGCCTTGAGCAAAGTGCAGATGCTGAGCATTACCACCTCAGACAACACAGGCAGCTTGTGGCTGCAGCAATTGGCGGGCGGTGGGGTGGCCATCAATCAGTGGTTGGAAAGCAACGGGTTTCAGCACACGCGCATGAATTCACGCACGGCCGGTAGGCAGCCCAACTGGCGCAAATACGGCTGGGGCCAGACCACTCCCCGCGAAATGGCTACTCTAGTTTCTATGATCAGAGACGGGAAAGTGGTGAGCCCAGCGGCCAGTGAACGTATGTACCGCAACTTGGGCCGCATTTACTTTGACTCTGAGGCGCTTTCGCAGATTCCGCCGTACGTGCACACGGCCTCCAAGTCTGGCGCAGTGAACCGTTCCAAATCTGAGGTAGTGCTAGTCAACGCGCCCAGCGGCGACTATGTGTTCTGCATCATCACCAACAACCAGAAAGACGAACGCTGGGCGTATGACAACGCCGGGTCTGTCTTAATTAGGAACGTCTCCCAAACACTCTGGCACCATTTTGAACCGAAGTCTGACTGGAAACCCGCGGCGGGTGTAGAGAAATTCTAG
- a CDS encoding DUF4919 domain-containing protein, with protein sequence MKNHLLSQVTYRLVQKLGLLLVLLAGISFSAKSQESIDLKRIKEQTTDPGSVFFYDSLVSQFKTSPATMTLTQAQFLYYGEIFRKGFSTYGQKPEDAKTFNQEIRTGNYEKAIPLGEKALQRDPVDLELIAGLHICYRNTNQPEKTAMFEAKLRLLLSAITSSGSGQSLKEGYWVTSISDEYVFLPLMGLETIRRKGSTGDAPMGMTDIWLIKNQESGKEEELFLTVVNPRDLK encoded by the coding sequence ATGAAAAACCATCTTCTCTCGCAGGTTACGTACAGGCTCGTCCAAAAACTGGGGCTGCTTTTGGTATTGCTGGCGGGTATTTCGTTTTCGGCGAAAAGCCAGGAAAGCATTGATTTAAAGCGCATCAAGGAACAGACCACAGACCCGGGCTCGGTGTTTTTCTATGACTCGTTGGTAAGCCAGTTCAAGACCAGTCCTGCCACTATGACGCTCACGCAGGCGCAGTTTCTGTACTACGGCGAAATTTTCAGGAAAGGGTTCTCCACCTACGGCCAAAAACCCGAAGACGCCAAAACCTTTAACCAGGAAATCAGGACCGGCAACTATGAAAAAGCCATTCCGCTGGGCGAAAAAGCCCTTCAACGCGATCCCGTAGACCTGGAACTTATTGCCGGACTCCACATCTGCTACCGCAACACCAACCAGCCAGAGAAAACGGCCATGTTTGAAGCAAAGCTGCGTCTGCTATTGAGCGCCATTACCTCTAGCGGTTCTGGCCAGTCACTAAAAGAAGGTTATTGGGTCACCAGCATCTCTGATGAATACGTCTTTCTGCCTTTGATGGGCCTGGAAACCATACGCCGGAAAGGCAGCACCGGAGACGCCCCCATGGGCATGACCGATATCTGGCTCATCAAAAACCAAGAGTCTGGCAAAGAAGAAGAACTGTTTTTAACGGTGGTCAACCCGCGGGATTTGAAATAA
- a CDS encoding sigma-70 family RNA polymerase sigma factor, whose translation MFFRKNSKAFDLTDTLNGCLKGKQTAQRALYEHYFSFAKSICLRYAASQEQAEEMVNDGFLKVLEKLPLYDPTRAFEAWFRTVVIRTSIDYYRRNQLQGTRITLEDAPEPEYEDNLLENMAAEEILTLVQKLPPAYRAVFSLFVVDGYTHAEIAELLGINEGTSRSNLAKARTKLQAWVSTSHPAYMK comes from the coding sequence GTGTTTTTCAGGAAAAACAGCAAGGCTTTTGATTTAACTGACACACTGAACGGTTGCCTCAAAGGCAAACAAACCGCCCAGCGGGCACTCTATGAGCATTATTTTTCTTTTGCCAAAAGTATTTGCCTTCGGTACGCGGCCAGCCAAGAGCAGGCAGAGGAGATGGTGAATGACGGATTCCTGAAAGTTTTGGAGAAACTTCCCCTCTATGACCCTACACGGGCCTTTGAGGCCTGGTTCAGGACGGTGGTGATCAGGACCAGCATTGACTACTATAGAAGAAACCAACTGCAGGGCACCAGAATCACGTTGGAAGATGCCCCAGAACCCGAGTATGAAGATAACCTGCTGGAGAACATGGCCGCTGAGGAGATCCTCACCTTGGTCCAGAAACTACCCCCGGCTTACAGGGCTGTCTTCTCCTTGTTTGTAGTAGATGGATATACCCATGCAGAAATTGCTGAGCTGCTGGGCATCAACGAGGGCACCTCCAGGTCTAACCTGGCCAAAGCCCGCACTAAATTACAGGCGTGGGTAAGCACAAGCCACCCGGCCTACATGAAATAA
- a CDS encoding NYN domain-containing protein, with the protein MQEKLVRIGVFYDGNYFLQVSNYYAYGHQRKRRISISGLHEFIRDQVAEEEGVDPRLCKIVDAHYFRGRLNAYDASQRGDTLYWDRVFDDILMSEGVTTHYLPVRTTPDGYKQERGIDVWLALEAFEQAFYKRFDVLVLISSDGDYVPLVRKVNTLGTRVMAMTWEFEYTTDNGQRMTTRPSQDLLAEVTYPLAMHSMIDNRIARQDAGIQRLFVQPDQKRNLAPQPDVATGNEDEDDQSSMIPGELGEGEIMSLKNGYGFIKFPPNNLFFHFTNVLDTDFNELRVGDKVEFEIDKDDEGNDIAKAVRLV; encoded by the coding sequence ATGCAAGAAAAATTAGTGAGGATTGGCGTCTTCTATGACGGCAATTATTTCTTACAGGTCAGCAACTATTATGCGTACGGGCATCAGCGTAAGCGCAGAATCAGTATCTCTGGCCTGCATGAGTTCATCAGAGACCAGGTAGCGGAAGAAGAAGGAGTAGACCCGCGCCTCTGCAAGATTGTAGACGCGCATTATTTCAGAGGGCGCCTCAACGCCTATGACGCCAGCCAGCGCGGCGACACCCTGTACTGGGACCGCGTGTTTGATGACATTCTCATGTCTGAAGGCGTGACCACCCACTACCTGCCCGTGCGCACCACGCCAGACGGCTACAAACAAGAGCGCGGCATTGACGTGTGGCTGGCCCTGGAAGCCTTTGAGCAGGCCTTCTACAAACGTTTTGACGTGCTGGTGCTCATCTCCTCAGACGGTGACTACGTGCCTTTGGTGCGCAAGGTGAACACTTTGGGCACCCGCGTGATGGCCATGACCTGGGAGTTTGAATACACCACAGACAATGGGCAGCGCATGACCACGCGCCCCTCACAAGACCTATTGGCCGAGGTGACCTACCCGCTGGCCATGCACAGCATGATTGACAACCGCATTGCCCGCCAAGATGCCGGCATTCAGCGCCTGTTTGTGCAGCCAGACCAGAAAAGGAACCTAGCCCCACAGCCTGACGTGGCCACCGGAAATGAAGACGAGGACGATCAAAGCTCCATGATTCCCGGTGAGTTGGGCGAAGGCGAGATCATGAGCCTGAAAAACGGTTACGGGTTCATTAAATTTCCGCCCAATAACCTGTTCTTCCATTTCACCAACGTACTGGACACAGATTTCAATGAACTGCGCGTAGGCGACAAAGTGGAGTTTGAGATTGACAAAGACGATGAAGGCAATGACATCGCCAAAGCTGTTCGGTTGGTGTAA
- the kbl gene encoding glycine C-acetyltransferase: MYATLQPDLEQQLAEIKANGLYKQERIITTPQHAEIKTQQTGEVLNFCANNYLGLSSHPAVIEAAKKTIDSHGYGMSSVRFICGTQDIHKELEKKLAEFLGTEDTILYAAAFDANGGVFEPLFDEKSAIISDALNHASIIDGVRLCKAQRYRYEHNNMADLEAKLQEAQGAKHRIIVTDGSFSMDGTIAQLDKICDLADKYQALVMVDECHSSGFIGKTGRGTHEHHNVMGRVDIITGTLGKALGGAMGGFTSGRKEIIDMLRQRSRPYLFSNSLAPSIVGASLAVLELLSATTELRDRLEWNTKYFREKMTAAGFDIKPGVHPIVPVMLYEAALAQEFAVKMLEKGIYVIGFYYPVVAKGAARIRVQLSADHTQDHIDRAIAAFIEVGRELGVLKS; the protein is encoded by the coding sequence ATGTACGCAACCTTACAACCAGATCTGGAGCAGCAGCTAGCCGAGATCAAAGCCAACGGCTTATATAAACAGGAACGCATCATCACCACACCGCAGCACGCCGAGATCAAGACGCAGCAGACCGGCGAGGTGCTGAATTTCTGCGCCAACAACTATTTGGGTTTGTCATCGCACCCGGCTGTGATTGAAGCGGCCAAAAAAACCATTGACAGCCATGGCTACGGCATGAGTTCGGTGCGGTTTATCTGCGGCACGCAAGACATTCACAAAGAGCTGGAGAAGAAACTGGCCGAATTCCTGGGCACCGAGGACACCATTCTCTACGCGGCCGCCTTTGACGCCAACGGCGGGGTGTTTGAACCCTTGTTCGATGAAAAATCTGCGATTATTTCAGATGCGTTGAACCACGCCTCCATTATTGACGGCGTGCGTTTGTGCAAGGCGCAGCGCTACCGCTATGAGCACAACAACATGGCAGACCTGGAAGCCAAACTGCAGGAAGCCCAGGGCGCCAAGCACCGCATCATTGTCACAGACGGCTCTTTCTCCATGGACGGCACCATTGCCCAGCTAGACAAAATCTGCGACTTAGCGGACAAATACCAGGCCCTGGTGATGGTAGATGAGTGCCATTCCAGCGGGTTTATTGGCAAGACCGGCCGCGGCACGCATGAGCACCACAATGTAATGGGCCGCGTGGACATCATCACCGGTACCTTGGGCAAAGCGTTGGGCGGCGCCATGGGAGGGTTCACCTCGGGCAGGAAAGAAATTATTGACATGCTGCGTCAGCGCTCACGGCCGTATCTGTTCTCTAACTCGCTGGCGCCGTCAATTGTGGGTGCGTCTCTGGCGGTGCTGGAACTGCTGAGCGCCACCACAGAACTGCGTGACCGTCTGGAGTGGAACACCAAGTACTTCAGGGAGAAAATGACTGCCGCCGGTTTTGACATTAAGCCCGGCGTTCACCCCATTGTGCCCGTGATGCTGTATGAAGCGGCCCTGGCGCAGGAATTTGCGGTCAAAATGCTGGAGAAAGGGATTTACGTAATTGGGTTCTACTACCCGGTGGTGGCCAAGGGCGCGGCCCGAATACGCGTGCAATTGTCTGCTGACCATACGCAGGATCACATTGACCGCGCCATTGCTGCATTTATTGAAGTGGGCCGTGAGTTGGGCGTCTTGAAAAGCTAA
- a CDS encoding NAD-dependent epimerase/dehydratase family protein, whose translation MTLKKDTILVIGACGQLGSELTMELRAMYGAANVVAADIQFPKQAELRESGPFEVIDVLAPQHLADLAKKYQFTQIYHLAAILSATGEKNPKFAWHLNMDGLFNVLDFALEQKVQKVYWPSSIAVFGPNTPRLHTPQHTIMDPNTVYGISKLAGEGWCNYYFEKYGLDVRSLRYPGLIGYKALPGGGTTDYAVDIYHQALAKGTYKCFLTADTRLPMMYMPDALKATLDLMHAPAEQVKIRSSYNLAAMSFTPQEITASIQRHFPTFTITYEPDGRQQIADSWPQTIDDQVARQDWGWNPSYTLDSMTDDMLLNLKRTHN comes from the coding sequence ATGACACTTAAAAAAGACACTATTCTGGTGATTGGCGCCTGCGGGCAGCTAGGTTCTGAACTGACCATGGAACTCCGGGCCATGTACGGCGCAGCCAACGTGGTAGCCGCCGACATTCAATTCCCCAAGCAGGCTGAGCTGCGCGAATCCGGTCCCTTTGAGGTGATTGACGTGCTCGCGCCACAGCACCTGGCAGATTTGGCCAAGAAATACCAGTTCACCCAGATTTACCATTTGGCGGCCATTCTGTCGGCTACGGGTGAGAAAAACCCCAAGTTTGCCTGGCACCTGAACATGGACGGCCTGTTTAACGTGTTGGATTTTGCGCTGGAGCAGAAAGTGCAGAAAGTGTACTGGCCGTCTTCCATTGCCGTCTTCGGGCCCAACACGCCGCGCCTCCACACGCCGCAGCACACCATCATGGACCCCAACACGGTTTACGGCATCTCCAAGCTGGCCGGCGAAGGCTGGTGCAATTACTATTTTGAGAAATACGGGCTGGACGTGCGAAGCTTGCGCTACCCCGGCCTCATTGGCTACAAAGCCCTGCCCGGCGGCGGCACCACCGACTACGCCGTTGACATTTACCACCAGGCCCTGGCCAAAGGCACCTACAAATGCTTCTTGACCGCTGACACGCGTCTGCCCATGATGTACATGCCAGACGCCCTCAAAGCCACCCTTGACCTAATGCACGCGCCCGCCGAACAGGTGAAAATCAGGTCCTCGTATAACCTGGCGGCCATGAGTTTCACGCCGCAGGAAATCACAGCCAGCATTCAGCGCCACTTCCCCACGTTCACCATCACCTATGAGCCAGACGGCCGCCAGCAAATCGCTGATTCATGGCCCCAAACCATTGATGACCAGGTAGCCCGCCAGGACTGGGGCTGGAACCCGTCTTATACCCTGGATTCCATGACCGATGACATGCTCCTGAACCTGAAACGCACACACAATTAG
- a CDS encoding DUF3891 family protein produces MIVNPHTIGWEIIYQQAHALQAAEIGFAWHPDKQPLHVAQTLAAIAQHDDGQKDWTGKYALTSAGAPTNFTQLPFSLEQAQQVMKEARYQSRWRSLLTSMHLSFLYEELRGQKKTWDTFLDEQLAHQTQWRRQLNLTKKEAQYAYDFMQWCDRFSLILCRNELPEMARALEISKGPDKLRYEVYQRPTGEVVVTPWPFLQDSFLLTVEARHLRQLQFSSDQELAQALAQAPVHQKAWRIEKEM; encoded by the coding sequence ATGATTGTGAACCCGCATACCATTGGCTGGGAAATTATCTACCAACAGGCGCACGCCCTGCAGGCCGCCGAGATTGGGTTTGCCTGGCACCCAGACAAGCAACCGCTGCACGTGGCGCAGACCCTGGCCGCCATCGCGCAGCATGATGACGGGCAGAAAGACTGGACCGGCAAATACGCCCTCACGTCTGCCGGCGCGCCCACCAATTTCACGCAGTTGCCATTTAGTCTGGAGCAGGCGCAGCAAGTCATGAAAGAGGCCCGGTACCAAAGCCGCTGGCGAAGCCTGCTCACCAGCATGCACCTGTCGTTTCTCTACGAGGAACTGCGTGGCCAGAAGAAAACCTGGGATACTTTCCTGGATGAACAACTAGCCCACCAAACCCAGTGGCGGCGGCAACTGAACCTCACCAAGAAAGAAGCGCAGTACGCCTATGATTTTATGCAGTGGTGTGACCGCTTCTCCCTTATTCTCTGCCGCAATGAATTGCCCGAGATGGCCCGCGCCCTGGAGATCAGCAAGGGGCCAGACAAACTGCGGTATGAAGTCTACCAGCGGCCCACCGGTGAGGTGGTGGTCACGCCCTGGCCTTTTTTACAAGACAGCTTTTTACTGACCGTTGAGGCACGCCACCTGCGGCAATTGCAGTTCAGCTCAGACCAGGAATTGGCCCAGGCGTTGGCGCAGGCACCGGTGCACCAAAAAGCGTGGCGTATAGAAAAAGAAATGTAA
- a CDS encoding thioredoxin family protein, protein MAIQTSSDAELRSIIFDKERVLVKFIDENCSVCQELAPSIERLADDSRYQHITFLRMDASENPVSSKEVKLSGTPFFATYCNGTLKDCGLFSSEKEVEALVETLSTCCE, encoded by the coding sequence ATGGCCATTCAAACCTCTTCTGACGCTGAGTTACGCTCCATTATCTTTGACAAGGAGCGGGTGTTGGTAAAGTTCATAGATGAAAACTGCTCTGTCTGCCAGGAACTGGCGCCCTCCATTGAACGCCTAGCCGATGACAGCCGGTACCAGCACATCACGTTCCTGCGCATGGACGCCTCAGAGAATCCTGTCTCCAGCAAGGAAGTGAAACTGTCGGGCACCCCGTTCTTCGCCACCTATTGCAACGGCACCTTAAAAGACTGCGGCCTGTTCTCCAGCGAAAAAGAAGTAGAAGCCTTGGTAGAAACGCTGTCTACGTGCTGTGAATAA
- a CDS encoding DUF4403 family protein, with amino-acid sequence MKDFRRFWVVWPALLLQGLLFLSCQSSTNLASTVPAAQVAQTPLPAPRLSTITLPISVPTSVLEQALNQQLTGVLYQDNDLTDDDLAVKVTKTGAIKLKAEFSKLIIEIPLKVWAKGRWQWNACELCKSLQKTEETEFDLVVRTESRLQVLPNYQLKSTTTGDFVWGAQKPSLSLGPLKINLAPFIEPELKAQLNPMLQRLDKELQQKVNLQTYLTDAWRQLQQPYLLHEGYKTWLTLVPQGVRLTPLELQNNQLSLQVGIDALLSVVTGQKPTATPPLPLPAFSPTRTLPQEAQIQINSDVSFAYLTAMLQQELNQKTFTFEDGKQQLTIHDVALTGAGSQFLLALDASGHAKTGLFTKKFQGKIYLKGTPYYDAPTQSLKVRDLAYDVQTQDQLVNAANWLLGNKFKAQLQQQMVFSVKDQLTATRQALQSGLSQTRLHEQVVLRGSHFTFDADTLFLTPTGVRALFVASGKLAVVVE; translated from the coding sequence ATGAAGGATTTTAGGCGCTTTTGGGTGGTGTGGCCGGCTCTCTTGTTGCAAGGCCTGCTTTTTCTGTCTTGTCAATCTTCTACCAACCTGGCCTCAACAGTGCCCGCGGCCCAAGTGGCCCAAACGCCGCTGCCCGCTCCGCGGCTGTCTACCATTACCTTGCCCATCTCGGTGCCCACGTCTGTCTTAGAACAGGCGCTCAACCAGCAACTCACCGGGGTGCTCTACCAAGACAATGACCTCACAGATGATGACCTGGCCGTAAAAGTGACCAAAACGGGCGCCATTAAACTTAAGGCCGAGTTCAGCAAGCTCATCATTGAGATTCCGCTGAAGGTCTGGGCCAAGGGCCGCTGGCAATGGAACGCCTGCGAACTCTGCAAAAGCCTCCAGAAAACAGAGGAAACCGAATTTGACCTGGTAGTGCGCACCGAAAGCCGCCTGCAGGTTTTGCCCAATTACCAACTCAAAAGCACCACCACCGGCGACTTTGTCTGGGGCGCGCAGAAACCCAGCCTTTCTCTGGGTCCGCTAAAGATTAACCTCGCCCCCTTCATAGAACCCGAACTCAAAGCCCAACTGAACCCCATGCTCCAGCGCCTGGACAAGGAACTGCAGCAAAAAGTAAACTTGCAGACCTACCTCACAGACGCCTGGCGCCAACTGCAGCAACCGTATCTGTTGCATGAAGGGTATAAGACCTGGCTTACCTTGGTGCCGCAAGGCGTACGGCTCACGCCCCTGGAACTGCAGAACAACCAACTCAGCCTGCAGGTGGGCATAGACGCGCTGCTCTCGGTGGTCACGGGGCAGAAACCAACGGCCACGCCGCCCCTTCCCTTGCCTGCGTTCTCGCCCACCCGCACCTTGCCACAGGAGGCCCAAATTCAGATTAACAGTGATGTCTCCTTTGCCTATCTAACCGCCATGCTGCAGCAAGAGCTCAACCAGAAGACCTTCACGTTTGAAGACGGCAAGCAGCAACTCACCATTCATGATGTGGCCCTCACTGGTGCCGGATCGCAGTTCCTGCTCGCCCTGGACGCCAGCGGCCACGCCAAAACCGGTCTCTTCACCAAGAAATTCCAGGGCAAGATTTACCTCAAAGGCACGCCTTACTATGATGCGCCCACCCAAAGCCTCAAAGTTCGGGATTTAGCCTATGACGTGCAGACCCAGGACCAACTGGTGAACGCCGCCAACTGGCTTTTGGGCAACAAGTTCAAGGCGCAGCTGCAGCAGCAGATGGTGTTCTCAGTCAAAGACCAGCTCACGGCCACCCGTCAGGCGCTCCAGAGTGGCCTTTCCCAAACCCGGCTCCATGAACAAGTAGTGCTCCGCGGCTCCCACTTCACCTTTGACGCCGACACGCTCTTTCTCACGCCCACCGGCGTGCGGGCTTTGTTTGTCGCGTCTGGGAAATTGGCGGTGGTGGTGGAATAG